TTCACCGAGGGCGGTGCGCTGGCCGTCGCCGGCGGGGATGCCGTGGCCTCCGCCATCTCCGCCTTCCTCTCGGCGCACGCGGGTGACTATCGCGTGATCGTCGCCTCCCGCGACTGGCATGACGCGGAGGGCGACAACGGCGGTCATTTCGCCGAGACGCCGGACTACGTCGACACCTGGCCGGTGCACTGCGTCGCCGGCACGCCGGGAGCGGACTACGACCCGCTGCTCGTGACGGACGCGGTCACGCACCATGTCCACAAAGGGCAGGGACGGCCCGCGTACTCGATGTTCGAGGGAGCGACGGATGCCGGTGAGACGGTCGGCGCGATCCTGACCGCCGCGGGTGTCCTGCAGGCTGATGTGGTCGGCATCGCCACCGACCACTGCGTTCGCGCATCGGCCCTCGATGCGATCGCGCACGGTGTGCAGGTGCGTGTCCTCACCGACCTGATCGCGGGGGTGGCAGCGGAGCCGAGCGCGGCGGCACTCGCCGAGCTCGCCCACGCCGGTGCCGAGCTCACCCAGGCGAACCCCGAGTCGGCGGAGAGCGGGACTGCGTGACGCGCAGCGTCCTGCTCCTGCGGGCCGTCAACGTCTCCGGCCGCAATCGCGTGCCCATGGCGGAGCTGCGGGCGCTTCTCGCCCCTGACCTCGGCGAGGTGTCGACCTACATCGCGAGCGGCAACATCGTCTGCGAGCATCCGTCCGATCCAGTGGCGGCCTGCGCGCGTGTGCGTGCCCTGATCGCCGCAGAGTTCGGCGTGGACACCCCGGTGGTCCTCCGCACCCATGACGCGCTCGCCGCGTCGGTGCAGCGGCAGCCCTTCGCGGACGCCTCAGAGAAGATGCTGCACGCCATGTTCCTCGAGGGCCCCGCGTCGTCCGGTGCCGTGGAGGCGCTGCACGAGCGTCTTGTCCCCGGAGAGCGGATCGCACTCGTCGGCAATGACCTGTGGATCGACTACGGGGAGGGCGGGGTGCACAGCACGAGGCTCACCAAGGCCGTGCTCGATCGGGTGCTGGGTGTCGCCGGCACGGCCCGTAACCTCCGCACAGTGCGCCGGCTCATCGAGCTCACGGCCTGACGGCGTCGGGATCCCCGGTCGTCTCGCGGCTGAGCGCGGTCGGCGGCGTCTGCGAGTGCGTCTGGAGGTCGACCCGGTGCGCGGAGCATCCGGTGCACCGGACGTACATGACGACGCCCTCGCTGGTCGGATGCCGCGAGTCCACGATCCACGCGTGCTCGTGCGGTCGAACGGTCTGACGGGGGATGGGAAGAGTGTGCAACGAGGTCATGCATCCAGCGTGATGTAATGGCCTTATGCATCTCAACCCTTACGGTGAGTACGCCGTTCTGCTGGCCGCGTCACTGGCCGACGACTTCCCCGCCGACCGGGCCGGAATCGAGGAGCGCACGCTGCAGATGGGGATGACGATGACGTTCCCGCCCGCGCCGGACGATCACGAGCGCGTGCGAGAGGTCGTCGACGACTGGCTGCGGATCGTCGACGCAGAGGATCCGGCAGAGCGCGCGGGGATCCTCAACGCGCAGATGGTCCACGCCGCGGCATACCCGCGACTGACGAACCACGATGGGGAGGGGTGGCACCTGCACTATCGCGACGATGTGCAGTCGCTGCCCTACGTGCTGCGCGCGATCTTCGCCGTCGGCACGTCACTGCACCTGGTGACGCGCGGGATGGATCGGCTGAGTCGCTGCGAGGCGTCGCCGTGCACGAACGTGGTCGTCGATGTGACCCGTAACGGCCGCCAGCGCTTCTGCTCGGTGCGCTGTGCGAACAGAGCGGCGGTCCGGCGTCACAGGGCGCGCGCGGGCGCCTGACACCGGACCGCCGGAGGCTCGGATCACGCGGTCTGTTCGGCGTGCTTCCCCTCGGCGACCTCTTCGATCAGCTTCGCGTTGAAAGCCGGGAGGTCATCGGGGGTACGGCTCGACACGAGTCCGGCGTCGACCACCACCTCTTCGTCGACCCAGGTGGCTCCTGCGTTGCGGAGATCGGTCGCGAGGCTCGGGTAGCTCGTGAGCGTGCGTCCGTCGACCACACCGGCCTCAATCAGGATCCAGGCGCCGTGGCAGATGACGGCGACGGGCTTGTGCTGCTCGAAGAACGAGCGGGCGAGGTCGATCGACGGCTTGTCGAGCCGGAGGTGATCGGCGTTCACGACGCCGCCCGGAAGCACGAGAGCGTCGAACTCATCGGCCGTCGCCTGCTCCGAGGTGAGGTCGACATGCTGAACGTGACCGTTCTTGCCGGTGATCTGCTGTCCGTCGGGTGCGATGAGCGTCGCGCTCGCGCCTTCGCCCTGCACCGCCTCCCACGGACTGGTCAGCTCGCTGTCCTCGAATCCGTCTGTCGCGAGGAATGCCACTCGGCTGTCGGTGAGAGTCGCCATGATGCGTCCTTTCGTGGGGATGGATGTCCCGGATGGGGACGCCACGACTCTCTCGCACCGGACGGATGCCGTTAAGGGGGTGGCCGGATCCGGTCGGCGGTGATAACGGTGGGCCTGCGGTCAGCGCGGGGCGAGACGGCCGGCCATCGCACCGGTACGCCAGTCGCCGTCCATGCGCTCGTAGGTGACGATCGCGTGACAGTTGCGGCAGCGCACGTCGCACTGGCGGATCTCCTCCTCGATCGTGCGAATGCTGAATCCGTTCCGCACCAGCTGCATCACCGCGTCGCGTTTGGGTGCACCGGGCCGGTGGTCGAAGTCGAGGACACGGAGATCTCCGACGCCACAGTCCGCGCAGGGGTGGGCGAGCAGGTACTGGGCGATGAAGGACAGGCTCTTCGCGCGCTGCGCATCCGTCCTGGCGCGGATCACTGCGATGTGGTGCTCGCGCCTGTGGGCGTAGTACCGGCGGGAGGACTCACGATTGCAGTCGCGGCACACCTCTTGCAGGCCGTCCGCTCGCGAGGACTTGCGGTTGAAATCCGTACCCGGCTTCGACGTACCGCACGTCCCGCATCGCTTGACCGACACAGGTGCCACGCCGGCCGATGCCGCATCGCTCATCTCGCCTCCCAGAACGGAGCGAGGGTACCGCGAAGTACCGACACCGACATCGGTCTGTGATGCGCGGTGAGTGGTCTCACATGGTGGGCCCTGTGGGGATCGAACCCACAACCCGCGGATTAACCTGCCACTTCGACTTTCGCCGCCATCCTCACGGATGTTCGTGGTCTGGACTGTCCCTTCACCATGGCTCTCGCCGTAGGTGCCACCCGTCCAGTCTCTACACCTTCCGGACATGCGTCCGGCTTGGCTCGGGATTGCCATCTGTCTCCAGGAAGGGTTCCCCGACTTTGAGTGGTGTCATCCCCGGAGTTTCCCCCGGGGCGCTCCTATTTCGTTGAAGTCCGCTGCTCTGCCAATTGAGCTAAAGGCCCGTGTGTCGGCCCGAAGGCCGACCGTTTCATCCTAGCTTGCGCAAAGAAGGAGCCGTTGACGACGTGTCGTCAACGGCTCCTTCTCCATCTCGCCGCCCTCCCCCGAGCGGCGAGATGGCTTACCGAGTGTCCGCCTCGGCGTTCCCGTGCCTTACTCGGCCGGGGGCATCAGCACCGAGTCGATGAGGTACACGGTCGCGTTCGCGGTCTGGACTCCGCCGCAGATGATGTTGGCGTCGTTGACCATCAGCTCATCGCCGCTGCCGGTGACCTCGAGGTCAGCACCCTGGACGGTGGCGTGGGTTCCCACGATGTCCTCGGGCATGACCTGGCCGGGAACCACGTGATACGTCAGGATCGAGCTCAGCGTGGCGCTGTCGGTCTTGAGTGCCTCGATGGTGGCGGCGTCGATCTTCGCGAAGGCGTCGTCGACCGGCGCGAAGACCGTGAACTCGTCGCCGTTGAGCGTGTCGACGAGGTCGACATCCGGGTTCAGCTGACCGCTGACTGCCGCGGTCAGGGTCTTGAGCAGGGGGTTGTTGGACGCGGCGGTCGCGACCGGGTCGAGAGCCATGCCCTCGACGGATCCTGCGCCGTCCGGCACGGCCTCGGCGTATGCCGCGCAGCCGGGGCCGACGAGGTTCGCTGCCGGGTCCATCGTCTCGGGAGCCGTCGTCTCTTCGGACGACTCGGGGGCCGTCGACTCTGCCGGCTCGTCGGTGGTTCCACCCATGGAACATGCGGAGAGCAGGAATGCGCTCGCCAGCCCGAGGGTGATCGCTGCGGTGACCTTCTTCTTGGTGCTGAACATCTCAAGCTCCTTCAGAACTCAGCCACGGCCTCTCCGTGGCGTTGACAGTCGTTCGGAGCCCCCCGGGGATCGGATGGGAAGAATCGCGAACTTTTTTCGCGGACGCGGATTCCAATCCGTTTCAGGGGGTCACAGCGAACAGCTTTCGACGACGAGCACTTAAGAGGACTCGTTTCCGTCTCTTTCGGGCGGCGGATGCAGGGGAAAGCGTGGTGGATGCGGCATGCTGGTGGAGATGGTCATCGATGGAATGGACGTACCGGAAGACGGTACGGCACGTGATGCTGTCGCTGACCTGCTCGTTCGCATCGGCGACGGTGACCAGCGCGCATTCGCGGAGCTGTACGACTCGCTCTCCGCCCGCGTCTTCGGCCTCATCCTCCGGGTCCTCGTGAACCGCTCTCAGAGCGAGGAAGTGCTCCAGGAGGTCTTCCTGGAGATCTGGCAATCCGCTACGCGGTTCGCTCCGAACAAGGGGCAGGGAAGAACCTGGGTGATGACGATCGCGCACCGTCGTGCGGTCGACCGGGTACGGGCATCCCAGTCCAGTGCGGACCGGGATGTACGGGCCGGATTCAGAGATATCGGAGTCGCACACGACAGTGTCGCGGAGACGGTGGAACTGGGCATCGAGGGCGAGAAGGTCGTTCACGCGCTCTCAGGCCTTCCCGAGGCACAGCGCGAAGCTCTCGTCCTGGCCTACTACGGCGGATACAGTCAGAACGAAGTCGCGGCGCTCGTCGGAGCACCGCTGGGGACCATCAAGACACGGATGCGAGACGGACTCTCGCGCCTCAGGACCGCCATGGGGGTGACGGCATGAACGAGCAGGAATTCGCAGAACTGGCAGCAGGCGCGGCACTCGATGCGCTGTCGCCCGACGACCAGCAGCGCTACCACGCTGCTCTCGCAGCGCATCCTGAGTGGCAGGGCATCGCTGACGAGGATGCCGACAGCGTCGCGTTCCTCGCCGAGGGCACACCGCCCGCCGCTCCGTCGCCCGACATCCGCGCCGCGCTGCTCGCTCGCATCGCCGTGACGCCTCAGGCTGGCGATGCGACCGTGACCGACACGGTGCCGGATGTCGTTCCCGAGACCGAGACCCCTTCCGCGTCGGATGCCGACACCGGCGCGGTGACGCCCTCGACGGAAGCGGCGGCCGCAGCCCCGAAGGCTCCGGCCCATCGACTGCGGATCCTGTTCGCGCTCGCCGCATGCCTCGCGCTGCTCGTCGGCGTGGGTGCCGGCGCCGTCGCGATCAACTCGTACGTGAACCGTCCAGCCAGTGTGGTGGCGCTCGAGGACATCCAGGCTGCCGGCGACGCACAGCAGGCCAGCGTCCCGGTCGAGGGCGGCGGCACTGCGACTGCGCACTGGTCGGCGTCGCTCGGCAAGTCGGTGCTGGTCACCGACGGCATCCCCGAGCTCTCCGAAGGCGAGACCTACGAGCTCTGGTACGTGCGCGGCGAGACCCCGGTCTCCGCTGGTGTCTTCGCGGCGGATGACGGAGAGGCGACAGCCGTCCTCGCGGGCGACATGCAGGTCGGTGACGTCATCGCCGTGACGATCGAGCAGGACGGCGGATCGCCCTCCGGACTGCCGACGACCGACCCGGTCGTCGCGATCCCGACGGCCTGACGCCTCGGATCGCGCGTACCCTGGACTGATGCCTGAGCAGTTCTCCCGTCCCGTGCGTCGTCCCACGAGTGCCTTCGACAACATCGTCGGCAGTCATGACCCGGCGGAGGAGTCGCGGATCGCGCATGCGACCGCATCCGCTCTGCTGACCAGGGTGCGCGCGGACCAGAGCGGCGTGAGCGCCGATCGTCTCGTCGCGTTCACCGACGAGCACGGCATCGACGAGATCGCGGAGCTGTGGTCGAAGTCGCCGTCGCGTACGCTGCCGGGCGCGCTGTGGCGGCTGTATCTCCTGCAGCTCGCGATCCACGGCGACCCGCACACCGCCGCCCTGCTCTACGAGCGCGGGAGGGTGGAGCTGCCTTCGGTGGATGCCGCGATCGCCGGTGCGCCCGTGCCCGCGAACCCCGACGAGCTCGTGGCACTCATCGACGCGATCCTACGCGGAGCGTTCCGGGGCGATTTCGCTGTGGCCCTCGACCGGGCTGCGGCGTTCTGCCGGGTCCAGGCCTCCGGAGCCACCCACACGGCGGACGACTATGAGCCGACCGAGCCCTCTCGCGCCACGGAGCTCACGACCCGGGCGCTCCGGTTGAGCAGCTACGCCCAGGACCTGTCGGCCTCGGCCGTGCTCTGGCGTATGGACGCGCTGTCCTGACGGGGCCCGGCGGACCGGTGCTGGTCGGCGATTCGCCCCGGACATGAAAAGACCGGGCCGCAAGAACGCCTCTCGGCGGAAGGCCGCTCGCAGCGGCAATATTTGGAGCCCGGGGTTATGCGGCCCGGCCATTCCAGTGTAACAAGATCACCGCGTACCTATTCCCGGCCCCCTAGGCTCGGAGCATGACCCGGCGCTTCGCACTGATGATCGATCCCGCGGCTGCAGACGATAGTCGCTCCGACTTCGCCGACACCTTCACGCTGGTGGATGCTGCGGCCCCCGCGCTGAGCGTCGGCGAGCTGAGCACGCAGCGCGGAGACGGAGTCTTCGAGTCGATCGGGGTGGTAGACGGCCACGCACAGGAGGTCGTGCCTCACCTCGAGCGGCTCGCGCACTCGGCGCAGCTGTGCGACCTGCCGATCCCGCATCAGACCCAGTGGCGGCAGGCCGTCGAGCGCGCGGCCGCGCACTGCGAGGAGGGCGAGTACGTCATCAAGCTCATCCTCAGTCGTGGGGTCGAGCACGGTCCGACGCCGACCGCGTGGGTGACGGCGGCTCCGGCATCCGATTTCTCCACCGTCCGTGAGCAGGGGATCCGCGTGGTGACTCTCGACCGCGGATACGACCTCGACATCGCCGAGCGGGCGCCGTGGCTGCTGCTGGGCGCGAAGACGCTGTCGTATGCGGTGAACATGGCCGCCCTGCGCGAGGCGCACCGACGCGGGGCGGACGACGCGATCTTCCTTTCCCGCGACGGCTTCGTGCTGGAGGCGCC
This genomic interval from Microbacterium hydrocarbonoxydans contains the following:
- a CDS encoding isochorismatase family protein, which translates into the protein MSRALLIVDVQNDFTEGGALAVAGGDAVASAISAFLSAHAGDYRVIVASRDWHDAEGDNGGHFAETPDYVDTWPVHCVAGTPGADYDPLLVTDAVTHHVHKGQGRPAYSMFEGATDAGETVGAILTAAGVLQADVVGIATDHCVRASALDAIAHGVQVRVLTDLIAGVAAEPSAAALAELAHAGAELTQANPESAESGTA
- a CDS encoding DUF1697 domain-containing protein, whose product is MTRSVLLLRAVNVSGRNRVPMAELRALLAPDLGEVSTYIASGNIVCEHPSDPVAACARVRALIAAEFGVDTPVVLRTHDALAASVQRQPFADASEKMLHAMFLEGPASSGAVEALHERLVPGERIALVGNDLWIDYGEGGVHSTRLTKAVLDRVLGVAGTARNLRTVRRLIELTA
- a CDS encoding CGNR zinc finger domain-containing protein encodes the protein MHLNPYGEYAVLLAASLADDFPADRAGIEERTLQMGMTMTFPPAPDDHERVREVVDDWLRIVDAEDPAERAGILNAQMVHAAAYPRLTNHDGEGWHLHYRDDVQSLPYVLRAIFAVGTSLHLVTRGMDRLSRCEASPCTNVVVDVTRNGRQRFCSVRCANRAAVRRHRARAGA
- a CDS encoding type 1 glutamine amidotransferase domain-containing protein — encoded protein: MATLTDSRVAFLATDGFEDSELTSPWEAVQGEGASATLIAPDGQQITGKNGHVQHVDLTSEQATADEFDALVLPGGVVNADHLRLDKPSIDLARSFFEQHKPVAVICHGAWILIEAGVVDGRTLTSYPSLATDLRNAGATWVDEEVVVDAGLVSSRTPDDLPAFNAKLIEEVAEGKHAEQTA
- a CDS encoding fasciclin domain-containing protein, which gives rise to MFSTKKKVTAAITLGLASAFLLSACSMGGTTDEPAESTAPESSEETTAPETMDPAANLVGPGCAAYAEAVPDGAGSVEGMALDPVATAASNNPLLKTLTAAVSGQLNPDVDLVDTLNGDEFTVFAPVDDAFAKIDAATIEALKTDSATLSSILTYHVVPGQVMPEDIVGTHATVQGADLEVTGSGDELMVNDANIICGGVQTANATVYLIDSVLMPPAE
- the sigK gene encoding ECF RNA polymerase sigma factor SigK, producing the protein MLVEMVIDGMDVPEDGTARDAVADLLVRIGDGDQRAFAELYDSLSARVFGLILRVLVNRSQSEEVLQEVFLEIWQSATRFAPNKGQGRTWVMTIAHRRAVDRVRASQSSADRDVRAGFRDIGVAHDSVAETVELGIEGEKVVHALSGLPEAQREALVLAYYGGYSQNEVAALVGAPLGTIKTRMRDGLSRLRTAMGVTA
- a CDS encoding anti-sigma factor, with the translated sequence MNEQEFAELAAGAALDALSPDDQQRYHAALAAHPEWQGIADEDADSVAFLAEGTPPAAPSPDIRAALLARIAVTPQAGDATVTDTVPDVVPETETPSASDADTGAVTPSTEAAAAAPKAPAHRLRILFALAACLALLVGVGAGAVAINSYVNRPASVVALEDIQAAGDAQQASVPVEGGGTATAHWSASLGKSVLVTDGIPELSEGETYELWYVRGETPVSAGVFAADDGEATAVLAGDMQVGDVIAVTIEQDGGSPSGLPTTDPVVAIPTA
- a CDS encoding aminodeoxychorismate lyase, coding for MTRRFALMIDPAAADDSRSDFADTFTLVDAAAPALSVGELSTQRGDGVFESIGVVDGHAQEVVPHLERLAHSAQLCDLPIPHQTQWRQAVERAAAHCEEGEYVIKLILSRGVEHGPTPTAWVTAAPASDFSTVREQGIRVVTLDRGYDLDIAERAPWLLLGAKTLSYAVNMAALREAHRRGADDAIFLSRDGFVLEAPTASLILRVGDRFVTPEPNGGILHGTTQLSVYEHLAGRGFAVEYGRIPASDLPRADAAWLVSSVRLAAAITAVDGADLPVDRALTAELNEYLLSPRD